Proteins co-encoded in one Oceanidesulfovibrio indonesiensis genomic window:
- a CDS encoding HDOD domain-containing protein: MIFIDDLTTGMVLAEDLHGPNGRLLLPKNTVLEDKHLRIFKIWGVTQVDINGLEQDSCASASLESLDPEILEKSDRYAQRLFRFCDRSDPVVSELCRLATLRTAADLAAGKRVLEAEDGHETPVLTNHDSIMPMLPESVEQIVSQEVELVSFPDIYFQILTVLENPRSSSAQVAEVVSKDPSLATRLMKLVNSPFYGLPTKVDSIARATTLLGAQELSILTLGISVVRYFDDIPQDFFSMKRFWTHSIATGIFAKILASRIPGCFEERFFLLGLIHDIGRLVIFKTFPYAALEVFLMATQAPCLIHEAERRLLGFDHTEVAEAMLEAWNFPDSLCHIICCHHEPDLSDKKTDCAVLHMADVLARALRNGYRGKFAVSPISHRAWELLGLSVSDIAPMASQADHMIDDIIHSFLPESLSE, encoded by the coding sequence TTCAAAATCTGGGGCGTGACACAGGTTGACATCAACGGTCTGGAGCAGGACTCCTGCGCATCCGCCTCCCTGGAATCGCTCGATCCCGAAATTCTCGAAAAAAGCGACCGCTACGCCCAGCGGCTGTTCCGTTTTTGCGACAGAAGCGACCCTGTCGTTTCGGAGCTGTGCCGTCTCGCCACCCTGCGCACCGCGGCCGACCTCGCCGCCGGCAAACGTGTTCTGGAGGCTGAGGACGGCCACGAGACGCCTGTGCTGACGAATCACGACAGCATCATGCCAATGCTGCCCGAGAGCGTCGAGCAGATCGTGTCCCAGGAGGTGGAGCTTGTCTCCTTCCCGGACATCTATTTCCAGATTCTGACGGTTCTGGAGAATCCCAGAAGCTCCTCCGCCCAAGTGGCCGAGGTGGTGAGCAAGGACCCCAGCCTGGCGACGCGGCTCATGAAGCTGGTGAACAGCCCGTTCTACGGCCTGCCCACCAAGGTGGACTCCATAGCGCGGGCCACCACCCTGCTCGGGGCGCAGGAGCTTTCCATCCTTACCCTGGGCATTTCCGTGGTCCGATACTTCGACGACATCCCTCAGGACTTCTTCAGCATGAAGCGGTTCTGGACCCATTCCATCGCCACCGGCATCTTCGCCAAAATCCTGGCTTCGCGCATCCCCGGATGTTTCGAGGAGCGGTTCTTTCTGCTCGGCCTGATCCACGATATCGGCCGGCTCGTCATCTTCAAGACCTTCCCGTACGCCGCCCTCGAAGTATTTCTCATGGCTACGCAGGCTCCGTGTCTGATCCACGAAGCGGAACGCAGATTGCTCGGCTTCGACCACACCGAGGTTGCTGAAGCCATGCTGGAGGCATGGAATTTTCCTGACAGCCTGTGCCACATCATCTGCTGTCACCATGAGCCGGATCTGTCCGATAAAAAGACGGATTGCGCCGTGCTCCACATGGCGGATGTGCTCGCCCGCGCCCTGCGCAACGGCTACCGCGGCAAATTCGCCGTTTCGCCTATATCACACCGGGCCTGGGAACTCCTCGGCCTTTCCGTGTCCGACATCGCGCCCATGGCCAGCCAGGCGGACCACATGATCGACGACATCATCCACTCATTCCTGCCGGAGAGTCTCAGCGAATGA